The following proteins come from a genomic window of Syntrophorhabdaceae bacterium:
- a CDS encoding thioesterase family protein, which yields MDRSGTSSKGEEISVVDVPIRVRYADTDKMGVVYYGNYPVFFEVARSEFMRAKGITYREFEDMGYYLMVVGLDAKYHSNAEYDDLIVVKTSMPELKSRGLTFHYAVYKDGTLLVEGSTKHICVNTEKKVVAIPPDFFKVLKDVRTP from the coding sequence ATGGATAGATCCGGGACATCCTCGAAGGGAGAGGAGATTTCCGTAGTCGATGTGCCCATAAGAGTGAGGTACGCGGATACGGACAAGATGGGGGTCGTCTATTACGGCAACTATCCGGTTTTTTTCGAAGTGGCGAGAAGCGAGTTTATGAGGGCGAAGGGGATCACCTACCGGGAATTTGAGGACATGGGCTATTATCTCATGGTGGTGGGCCTCGATGCGAAATATCACAGCAACGCGGAATATGACGATCTCATTGTCGTGAAGACGAGCATGCCCGAGCTGAAATCGAGGGGCCTTACATTTCATTATGCCGTATATAAGGACGGGACCCTTCTCGTCGAGGGCAGCACGAAGCATATCTGTGTAAACACAGAAAAAAAGGTTGTTGCCATCCCGCCCGATTTTTTCAAAGTCCTGAAAGATGTCCGGACCCCGTAA
- a CDS encoding PfkB family carbohydrate kinase codes for MTRVPREEKNVIRLIEGFKGKKICVVGDIIADVYIFGKPYRLSREAPVVVVKHEEEKVYPGSAGNTINNLLALGAEVFPLGFIGSDAIGDKLVEYFCKYPTIDMKGIIRHKGETVSKTRILAGDTHTSKQQVIRIDKDANKPVSKRERSLLMEKLAELAPRMDGFVVSDYGHGLIDRTVTQFMANMSKKKVVIGDSRYNLKSFRGFTLITPNEAEALSLASAKDGADIEAVGKKIMDLMGVTALLITRGNRGMSLFEADGSVRHIPISGSNDVTDVTGAGDTVCAAVTLSLASGGSFFDSCRIANFAAGIVVMKRGTATVTVDELKRAVSSL; via the coding sequence ATGACCAGAGTGCCAAGAGAAGAGAAAAACGTAATCAGGCTGATTGAGGGATTCAAGGGAAAGAAGATCTGCGTGGTGGGCGACATCATCGCCGATGTCTACATCTTCGGCAAACCCTACAGGCTTTCGCGAGAAGCGCCCGTAGTAGTGGTGAAGCACGAGGAGGAGAAGGTCTATCCCGGCAGCGCGGGCAATACGATCAATAACCTTCTGGCCTTGGGCGCCGAGGTCTTTCCCCTGGGATTTATCGGAAGCGACGCGATAGGCGATAAACTCGTCGAATATTTCTGCAAATATCCGACCATCGATATGAAAGGGATCATCCGCCACAAGGGGGAGACGGTCAGTAAGACGCGCATCCTCGCGGGGGATACCCATACCTCGAAGCAGCAGGTCATACGGATCGACAAAGATGCGAACAAGCCGGTGAGCAAAAGGGAGAGAAGCCTTCTCATGGAAAAGCTCGCGGAGCTTGCGCCCCGGATGGACGGATTTGTCGTCTCCGATTACGGCCACGGGTTGATCGACCGGACGGTGACGCAATTTATGGCAAATATGTCGAAGAAGAAGGTAGTGATCGGCGACTCCCGCTACAATCTCAAAAGCTTCAGGGGTTTTACCCTTATCACCCCCAATGAGGCGGAAGCCCTGAGCCTGGCCTCGGCGAAAGACGGCGCCGATATCGAGGCAGTGGGTAAGAAGATCATGGACCTTATGGGTGTGACCGCACTCCTCATTACCCGGGGAAACAGGGGCATGAGCCTTTTCGAGGCCGACGGGTCGGTGCGCCACATTCCCATTTCCGGCTCCAATGACGTGACGGATGTGACCGGGGCAGGGGACACGGTCTGCGCCGCGGTAACCCTTTCCCTCGCAAGCGGCGGGAGCTTCTTCGATTCGTGCAGGATCGCGAATTTCGCGGCAGGTATCGTGGTGATGAAGCGGGGGACAGCTACGGTTACGGTGGATGAATTGAAAAGAGCAGTCTCTAGTCTCTAG
- a CDS encoding radical SAM protein, translating into MRYEGSIYRPPSEAESLILQVTIGCSHNKCTFCGSFKEKKFRVRSLEEVKEDLEEAKQYARYVKKVFIADGDALIIPQKRLIPIVESVREAFPKLERIGVYGNTKSILKKSVEELRALKDLGIGIIYLGVESGDQVVLDRVCKGTVLDKTAEAAKRVKDAGIILSVTVLLGLGGVERSAIHATETGKFLSRIDPDYAGALSVIVVPGTVLDEEVRRGDFKVPDPYQLLEELYLMIENTHVTHMFFASNHASNYLPVKAWLPEEKEKTLKAIRKVLDTRDPSQLRPEFLRAL; encoded by the coding sequence ATGAGGTATGAAGGCTCAATATACAGGCCGCCCAGCGAGGCGGAAAGTCTTATTCTCCAGGTGACCATCGGCTGCTCCCATAACAAGTGCACCTTCTGCGGCTCTTTTAAAGAAAAGAAGTTCAGGGTAAGGTCCCTCGAAGAGGTGAAGGAAGACCTGGAAGAAGCGAAGCAGTATGCCCGTTACGTCAAGAAGGTTTTCATTGCCGACGGCGATGCCCTCATAATCCCGCAAAAAAGACTCATTCCCATAGTCGAATCCGTCAGGGAAGCCTTTCCGAAGCTCGAAAGAATAGGCGTATACGGCAACACGAAGAGCATTCTGAAGAAATCGGTAGAGGAACTGAGGGCACTTAAGGACCTTGGCATCGGGATTATCTATCTCGGCGTCGAATCGGGCGACCAGGTCGTCCTCGACCGCGTCTGCAAGGGCACAGTCCTCGATAAGACTGCGGAGGCAGCGAAAAGAGTGAAAGATGCGGGTATTATCCTTTCCGTAACCGTGCTCCTCGGTCTCGGCGGCGTGGAAAGAAGTGCTATCCATGCAACGGAGACGGGCAAGTTTTTAAGCCGCATCGATCCCGATTATGCAGGGGCATTGAGCGTGATTGTGGTGCCCGGCACCGTGCTCGACGAAGAAGTGCGCCGGGGGGACTTCAAGGTGCCCGACCCCTACCAGCTCCTCGAAGAGCTTTATCTCATGATAGAGAATACGCACGTAACCCACATGTTTTTCGCTTCCAACCATGCATCGAACTACCTCCCTGTCAAGGCGTGGCTGCCCGAGGAAAAGGAAAAGACTTTGAAGGCCATTAGAAAGGTCCTCGACACACGGGACCCTTCCCAGTTGAGACCCGAGTTTCTGAGGGCCCTTTAA
- a CDS encoding glycosyltransferase family 9 protein — protein sequence MSMPAVKALKEQYPAIRISWLVEGSVGELLAHQPFIDRVIRFPRSAATGALRRGNIGLARREMGRFLKALREDRHDAIVDFHGIIKSALFGLYAHGRRIGFGKMYAKEKSHLFYHETVEGREKRLHKVERNMLLPRHIGLAGDIPPLALVAPPDAIAYVSRFLEGEEIRPPLFALNPFSSKGSAFKRWDIARYRELIRRIRVNDLARIVILWGPGEEEEAGALQEESGEGVFLACPTNVPQLLALLQKTDMYIGGDTGVMHLAAFAGTPVVAIFGPTDVLVNGPYSAKSTVIRKDLPCSPCKNKDCRERSCLDGISVDEVYNAVSAMKEKTGST from the coding sequence ATGAGCATGCCTGCGGTGAAGGCCCTGAAGGAGCAGTATCCGGCGATACGCATCTCGTGGCTCGTGGAGGGCTCCGTGGGCGAGCTGCTCGCGCACCAGCCTTTTATCGACAGGGTGATACGCTTCCCCAGGAGTGCCGCCACCGGGGCATTGAGACGGGGCAACATCGGTCTTGCCCGGCGGGAGATGGGAAGGTTTCTCAAGGCCCTGAGGGAAGACAGGCACGATGCGATCGTCGATTTCCACGGCATCATCAAGAGCGCACTCTTCGGCCTTTATGCCCATGGGCGTCGCATAGGCTTCGGAAAGATGTACGCCAAGGAGAAGAGCCACCTTTTTTACCACGAAACAGTAGAGGGCCGGGAGAAGAGGCTCCACAAGGTGGAGAGGAATATGCTCCTGCCCCGCCACATCGGTCTCGCGGGGGATATCCCGCCCCTCGCCCTCGTGGCCCCGCCGGATGCGATCGCCTACGTAAGCCGTTTCCTCGAGGGAGAGGAGATAAGGCCGCCCCTCTTTGCGTTAAACCCTTTTTCGAGCAAGGGGAGCGCCTTCAAACGATGGGATATCGCTCGCTACCGGGAGCTGATCCGGCGCATCCGGGTCAACGACCTCGCCAGAATCGTGATTCTCTGGGGGCCCGGTGAAGAGGAAGAGGCCGGGGCGCTCCAAGAGGAGTCAGGAGAGGGTGTATTTCTTGCCTGTCCCACGAACGTGCCCCAGCTGCTTGCGCTTCTTCAGAAGACCGATATGTACATCGGCGGAGATACGGGGGTCATGCACCTTGCCGCCTTCGCGGGGACCCCGGTGGTCGCCATCTTCGGCCCCACCGACGTGCTTGTAAACGGACCCTACAGCGCGAAAAGCACGGTCATACGAAAAGACCTCCCCTGCAGCCCTTGCAAGAACAAGGATTGCCGGGAAAGGAGTTGTCTCGACGGCATATCCGTGGATGAAGTCTATAATGCGGTTTCAGCCATGAAAGAAAAGACAGGGAGCACATGA
- a CDS encoding radical SAM protein: MMRVLFIYPNLNAQIGFNYGISYISGKLKAHGIATGLLNVNDQTGYPLDFERIKGDVLRFNPDFIGLSVLTTQYKYALQIAEHIKTYFHGPIIFGGIHPTMDPKGVLAEKAVDYICIGEGEDALLELIEKGSPEGILNIGYKKDGELIIGPLRPFKDIAHMPFKDYDIFDFQRMIDAKDGWVGLTASRGCPFRCTYCLNHKIMALYKKDGHLPKTYLRRHTVDEVIGEIEYLLGRYERIKMFIFDDDIFTFDKAWLHEFSVRYRKTTPIGFVCNAHARVFDAGMARDLKEAGCRIVKFGLESGSDRIRRDVLNRYMTNEDIARAFAVSHEFGLHTSSFVMIGMPHEKREDVMETIKLLARIQPGRFRWTLFFPFIGTKAYDIAKEAGMIDFGKMKSLDNFTDETCMILGEDVDLLIDKLKALICLFVNGYADMDGEGRYLDLVKRAESLSREQWNREKDGIVKATSEIDSAMEKSGKPFYRIKYNAFMSVRSDWTDDSISS, translated from the coding sequence ATGATGCGCGTACTTTTTATCTATCCGAACCTGAATGCCCAGATCGGCTTCAATTACGGGATATCCTATATCTCCGGAAAACTGAAGGCCCACGGCATCGCCACAGGGCTTCTCAACGTGAACGACCAGACCGGCTATCCCCTCGATTTTGAGAGGATCAAAGGGGACGTGCTCCGGTTCAATCCGGACTTCATCGGTCTTTCCGTGCTCACCACCCAGTATAAATATGCCCTTCAGATCGCGGAACATATCAAAACCTATTTCCATGGACCTATCATATTCGGCGGCATCCATCCCACTATGGACCCGAAAGGGGTACTCGCCGAGAAAGCCGTCGATTACATCTGCATAGGTGAAGGAGAGGATGCGCTTCTCGAGCTTATCGAGAAGGGAAGCCCCGAGGGCATTCTGAATATAGGGTACAAGAAGGATGGCGAGCTTATCATCGGCCCCTTAAGGCCCTTTAAGGACATCGCCCATATGCCCTTTAAAGATTACGACATCTTCGATTTCCAGCGGATGATCGACGCCAAGGACGGGTGGGTCGGTCTCACCGCGTCGAGAGGATGTCCCTTCAGGTGCACCTATTGCCTCAATCATAAGATCATGGCCCTTTACAAGAAAGACGGCCATCTGCCGAAGACCTACCTGAGGCGCCACACGGTCGATGAAGTGATCGGGGAGATCGAGTACCTCCTCGGCCGCTATGAGCGAATAAAGATGTTCATCTTCGACGACGACATCTTTACCTTCGATAAGGCATGGCTGCATGAATTTTCCGTGCGTTACAGGAAGACTACCCCAATAGGGTTCGTGTGCAATGCCCACGCCCGTGTATTCGATGCCGGCATGGCGCGGGACCTGAAAGAGGCGGGTTGCAGGATCGTAAAATTCGGTCTTGAAAGCGGGAGCGACAGGATACGGCGCGACGTGCTCAACCGGTATATGACCAACGAGGACATTGCACGGGCCTTTGCCGTGAGCCATGAGTTCGGTCTCCATACCTCCTCCTTCGTCATGATAGGGATGCCCCATGAGAAGAGAGAGGACGTGATGGAGACCATAAAGCTCCTCGCCCGGATACAGCCGGGCCGCTTCCGGTGGACCCTCTTTTTCCCTTTTATCGGCACGAAAGCCTATGATATCGCGAAAGAAGCGGGAATGATCGACTTCGGCAAGATGAAGAGCCTCGACAACTTTACCGATGAGACGTGCATGATACTGGGAGAGGACGTAGACCTCCTCATCGACAAGCTGAAGGCCCTGATCTGTCTTTTTGTAAATGGATATGCCGATATGGACGGCGAGGGGAGATACCTCGATCTCGTGAAAAGAGCGGAATCCCTGTCACGGGAGCAATGGAATAGAGAAAAGGACGGGATAGTTAAAGCCACGTCGGAGATCGATTCGGCGATGGAAAAATCGGGAAAGCCCTTCTATCGAATAAAATATAATGCCTTTATGAGCGTGAGAAGTGACTGGACGGACGATAGTATATCTTCCTAA
- a CDS encoding glycosyltransferase family 9 protein, whose product MTGRTIVYLPNWVGDMVMATPFLQSLRQTVTGEVWCIGKTNAMHIYHGLELFDRFVPYDRKGFIPFLDAVGALKNFRFDLGVTLSHSFRSALLFYGAHVRERIGYSRNKRGFMLTRHVPEGEGLDPTVEHYLKIIDLLGGRRVADAPVLAVTEDEESRFDHGHMDIAGPYAVFITGAQYGPSKRWPDTHFSVLADMLAENLDMKVYLLPGKGEEKTAHGIAEGAKHKDRVIVKSLDMRDLKVCISRASVVISNDTGPRHIAAGLSVPLVVLLGPMDEIYTRYPSPLTRLAIKDIPCRPCNRKSCDRDHECLKGISPKEVFTKVESVLYDQSAKRREKRNQAD is encoded by the coding sequence GTGACTGGACGGACGATAGTATATCTTCCTAACTGGGTAGGCGACATGGTGATGGCGACGCCCTTCCTCCAGTCGCTGAGGCAGACGGTGACCGGAGAGGTCTGGTGCATCGGCAAGACCAATGCCATGCACATCTATCACGGCCTCGAGCTTTTCGACCGATTCGTGCCCTATGACCGGAAGGGCTTTATCCCCTTTCTCGACGCGGTAGGGGCTCTTAAAAATTTCCGTTTTGATCTGGGCGTGACCCTGTCCCATTCCTTCCGCTCCGCCCTCCTCTTCTACGGCGCCCATGTGAGGGAGAGGATCGGTTACAGCCGTAATAAACGGGGCTTTATGCTTACCCGTCACGTTCCCGAAGGGGAAGGGCTCGATCCCACAGTGGAGCATTATCTGAAGATCATAGATCTTCTCGGGGGCAGGAGGGTTGCGGACGCCCCCGTCCTTGCGGTGACCGAAGACGAAGAGAGCAGGTTCGACCATGGCCATATGGATATCGCCGGACCTTATGCAGTCTTTATCACAGGCGCCCAGTACGGGCCTTCGAAGCGGTGGCCGGACACCCATTTTTCCGTGCTTGCCGATATGCTTGCGGAGAATCTCGATATGAAGGTCTATCTTCTTCCGGGAAAAGGGGAGGAAAAGACGGCTCACGGGATTGCGGAAGGGGCAAAGCACAAAGACCGGGTGATCGTGAAGTCCCTCGATATGAGAGACCTCAAGGTGTGTATCTCCAGGGCCTCCGTGGTCATAAGCAACGACACGGGCCCCCGCCACATCGCAGCCGGCCTCTCAGTGCCCCTGGTCGTGCTTCTCGGTCCCATGGACGAAATATATACGCGCTATCCGAGCCCGTTGACACGGCTGGCGATAAAAGATATTCCATGCAGACCGTGCAACCGGAAGAGCTGCGACAGAGACCATGAGTGCCTGAAGGGGATAAGCCCGAAAGAGGTGTTCACAAAAGTGGAGAGTGTCCTCTATGACCAGAGTGCCAAGAGAAGAGAAAAACGTAATCAGGCTGATTGA